In one Gallus gallus isolate bGalGal1 chromosome 20, bGalGal1.mat.broiler.GRCg7b, whole genome shotgun sequence genomic region, the following are encoded:
- the TLDC2 gene encoding TLD domain-containing protein 2 isoform X3 translates to MRGLRAHYHLLGARARHGMAACVGSGAGGSAKHPPLGFQPDQDEDLPTDCTEPDSEGQPGWEGAPVTSTAPEEPCRLVLSTPSSILQEREIEELGLHLPTRLRQQPWSLLYCTARDGFSLRTLYRCTSQLSSPALLLIRDTEAQAFGAFSTSPIHVSSGFYGTGETFLFSFSPELKVFRWTGRNNFFLKGDVDMLMVGAGSGKFGLWLDGDLHHGGSCPCETFNNESLSPRGEFCVRDLEVWGLA, encoded by the exons ATGAGGGGACTCCGTGCCCACTACCACCTCCTG GGTGCCAGGGCACGCCATGGAATGGCAGCATGTGTGGGGAGCGGGGCAGGAGGCTCAGCCAAGCACCCACCCCTGGGGTTCCAG CCTGACCAGGACGAGGACCTGCCCACAGACTGCACAGAGCCGGACAGCGAGGGGCAGCCGGGTTGGGAGGGGGCCCCAGTAACATCCACAGCCCCAGAGGAGCCATGCAGGCTGGTGCTGAGCACGCCAAGCAGCATCCTGCAGGAAAGGGAGATTGAGGAG CTGGGCCTCCACCTGCCCACCCGGCTGCGGCAGCAGCCCTGGAGCCTGCTGTACTGCACCGCGCGGGATGGCTTCAGCCTGAGGACCCTGTACCGGTGCACCAGCCAGCTGAGCTCCCCGGCACTGCTGCTCATCCGTGACACTGAGGCACAG GCCTTTGGTGCCTTCTCCACCAGCCCCATCCATGTGAGCAGTGGCTTTTATGGCACAGGGGAGAcattcctcttctccttctccccgGAACTGAAg gtgttcaggtGGACGGGCAGAAACAACTTCTTCCTGAAGGGAGACGTGGACATGCTGATGGTCGGTGCGGGCAG CGGCAAGTTTGGGCTGTGGCTGGATGGGGATCTGCACCACGGGGGGAGCTGCCCCTGTGAGACCTTCAACAACGAGAGCCTCTCACCGCGGGGGGAGTTCTGCGTCCGGGACCTGGAGGTGTGGGGCCTGGCCTGA
- the TLDC2 gene encoding TLD domain-containing protein 2 isoform X4 — translation MRGLRAHYHLLEPGAAACFCPAALLQSSGDMGCARSCGWPRLVTSCSLAQARTLELQCNGGTAWQGARARHGMAACVGSGAGGSAKHPPLGFQPDQDEDLPTDCTEPDSEGQPGWEGAPVTSTAPEEPCRLVLSTPSSILQEREIEELGLHLPTRLRQQPWSLLYCTARDGFSLRTLYRCTSQLSSPALLLIRDTEAQAFGAFSTSPIHVSSGFYGTGETFLFSFSPELKRTQLFP, via the exons ATGAGGGGACTCCGTGCCCACTACCACCTCCTG gagcctggagcagctgcttgcttctgccctgctgccctcctaCAATCAAGTGGGGACATGGGCTGCGCACGCAGCTGTGGATGGCCGAGGCTTGTCACCAGCTGCAGTCTGGCCCAAG CCCGCACCCTTGAACTTCAGTGCAATGGTGGAACTGCCTGGCAGGGTGCCAGGGCACGCCATGGAATGGCAGCATGTGTGGGGAGCGGGGCAGGAGGCTCAGCCAAGCACCCACCCCTGGGGTTCCAG CCTGACCAGGACGAGGACCTGCCCACAGACTGCACAGAGCCGGACAGCGAGGGGCAGCCGGGTTGGGAGGGGGCCCCAGTAACATCCACAGCCCCAGAGGAGCCATGCAGGCTGGTGCTGAGCACGCCAAGCAGCATCCTGCAGGAAAGGGAGATTGAGGAG CTGGGCCTCCACCTGCCCACCCGGCTGCGGCAGCAGCCCTGGAGCCTGCTGTACTGCACCGCGCGGGATGGCTTCAGCCTGAGGACCCTGTACCGGTGCACCAGCCAGCTGAGCTCCCCGGCACTGCTGCTCATCCGTGACACTGAGGCACAG GCCTTTGGTGCCTTCTCCACCAGCCCCATCCATGTGAGCAGTGGCTTTTATGGCACAGGGGAGAcattcctcttctccttctccccgGAACTGAAg agaaCACAGCTCTTTCCTTGA
- the SAMHD1 gene encoding deoxynucleoside triphosphate triphosphohydrolase SAMHD1 isoform X4: MKVFNDPVHGHIEIHPLLVRIIDTPQFQRLRYIKQLGGTYFVFPGASHNRFEHSLGVGYLAGCLVRELKERQPELDITQRDILCVEIAGLCHDLGHGPFSHMFDGRFIPLARQGLNWKHETASVEMFEHLITSNKLEEIMESYGLILEEDIAFIKEQIGGPIDETACEESWPYRGRPKEKSFLYEIVANKKNGIDVDKWDYFARDCHHLGIQNNFDYRRLIKFTRVCEAGNQKHICARDKEVGNLYDMFHTRNCLHRRAYQHKVGNIIEIMITEAFQKADCFFQIEGSKGKLYHISTAMEDMEAYTKLTDNIYLEILHSSRPELSEAREILHKIERRELYKFLGETQPEKVNEIPKDEYDGLAGDIANSKPEKDPPDVELTAEDFIVDVVNMDYGMKDQNPIDNVLFYCKADPSKAIKISKEQVSRLLPGTFSEQVIRVYCKRQDPIIVSAAKQYFVQWCIKRDFTKPQDGDVVAPHLTPLKQSWNNRSKTEYTTASEPSCKQKLSFNK, encoded by the exons ATGAAG GTTTTTAATGATCCAGTTCATGGGCACATTGAGATACACCCTCTTCTTGTTCGCATCATTGACACGCCTCAGTTTCAGCGCCTGCGATACATTAAGCAGCTGGGTGGCacttactttgtttttccaggagCCTCTCACAACCGGTTCGAACACTCCTTAGG GGTGGGCTACCTTGCAGGATGTCTGGTTCGTGAACTGAAGGAGCGGCAACCAGAACTGGATATAACCCAACGAGACATCCTCTGTGTGGAAATTGCTGGGCTTTGTCATGATCTGG gtcATGGGCCGTTTTCACACATGTTTGATGGGAGATTTATTCCGCTTGCTCGTCAAGGTTTGAACTGGAAG CATGAAACTGCTTCTGTTGAAATGTTTGAGCACCTGATCACATCCAACAAACTGGAAGAAATCATGGAATCGTATGGTCTCATCCTGGAGGAGGACATAGCCTTCATCAAGGAACAGATAGGAGGCCCTATAGATGAGACAGCTTGTGAGGAGTCG TGGCCCTACCGAGGACGGCCAAAGGAGAAGAGTTTCCTATATGAGATAGTAGCCAACAAGAAGAATGGCATTGATGTGGACAAATGGGATTATTTTGCAAG GGATTGCCACCACCTAGGGATCCAGAATAATTTTGATTATAGGCGCTTAATTAAATTCACTCGTGTTTGCGAAGCAGGAAACCAGAAGCATATCTGTGCCCGTGATAAG GAAGTTGGGAATTTGTATGATATGTTCCACACTCGGAATTGCCTGCACCGGCGAGCGTACCAGCATAAGGTTGGCAACATCATTGAGATAAT GATTACAGAAGCCTTTCAAAAAGCAGACTGTTTTTTTCAAATAGAAGGCTCTAAAGGAAAATTGTACCACATCTCTACAGCGATGGAGGACATGGAAGCCTACACTAAGCTAACTG ATAATATCTACCTGGAAATTCTGCACTCAAGTCGTCCAGAACTGAGTGAGGCACGAGAAATTTTGCATAAAATAGAACGGCGTGAATTATACAAGTTTTTAGGAGAGACTCAACCCGAAAAAGTGAATGAAATTCCAAAG gatgaATACGATGGCCTGGCAGGGGACATTGCTAACTCCAAGCCAGAAAAAGATCCTCCAGATGTGGAGCTGACTGCTGAAGACTTCATAGTTGAT GTTGTCAATATGGATTATGGAATGAAAGATCAGAACCCTATTGATAATGTTCTCTTCTACTGCAAGGCTGACCCGTCCAAGGCCATCAAGATCAGTAAAGAACAG gTTTCAAGGCTTTTACCAGGGACCTTTTCAGAGCAGGTTATCCGGGTTTACTGCAAACGTCAGGATCCaattattgtttcagctgcaaagcagtattttgttcAGTGGTGTATAAAGAGGGATTTCACCaaaccacag GATGGTGATGTGGTTGCCCCTCATCTAACTCCACTGAAACAAAGCTGGAATAACAGAAGCAAGACTGAATACACGACAGCTTCAGAACCCAGCTGCAAGCAGAAGCTCTCTTTCAATAAGTAA
- the SAMHD1 gene encoding deoxynucleoside triphosphate triphosphohydrolase SAMHD1 isoform X3: MLLGKLVALSQRRRTGSLPDERLKVLACLNQLRQTADIMKVFNDPVHGHIEIHPLLVRIIDTPQFQRLRYIKQLGGTYFVFPGASHNRFEHSLGVGYLAGCLVRELKERQPELDITQRDILCVEIAGLCHDLGHGPFSHMFDGRFIPLARQGLNWKHETASVEMFEHLITSNKLEEIMESYGLILEEDIAFIKEQIGGPIDETACEESWPYRGRPKEKSFLYEIVANKKNGIDVDKWDYFARDCHHLGIQNNFDYRRLIKFTRVCEAGNQKHICARDKEVGNLYDMFHTRNCLHRRAYQHKVGNIIEIMITEAFQKADCFFQIEGSKGKLYHISTAMEDMEAYTKLTDNIYLEILHSSRPELSEAREILHKIERRELYKFLGETQPEKVNEIPKDEYDGLAGDIANSKPEKDPPDVELTAEDFIVDVVNMDYGMKDQNPIDNVLFYCKADPSKAIKISKEQVSRLLPGTFSEQVIRVYCKRQDPIIVSAAKQYFVQWCIKRDFTKPQDGDVVAPHLTPLKQSWNNRSKTEYTTASEPSCKQKLSFNK; the protein is encoded by the exons ATGCTCTTAGGAAAGCTCGTTGCCTTATCACAGCGCAGAAGGACAGGCAG CCTCCCAGATGAGAGACTGAAAGTGCTCGCCTGCCTGAACCAGCTGAGACAGACAGCAGACATCATGAAG GTTTTTAATGATCCAGTTCATGGGCACATTGAGATACACCCTCTTCTTGTTCGCATCATTGACACGCCTCAGTTTCAGCGCCTGCGATACATTAAGCAGCTGGGTGGCacttactttgtttttccaggagCCTCTCACAACCGGTTCGAACACTCCTTAGG GGTGGGCTACCTTGCAGGATGTCTGGTTCGTGAACTGAAGGAGCGGCAACCAGAACTGGATATAACCCAACGAGACATCCTCTGTGTGGAAATTGCTGGGCTTTGTCATGATCTGG gtcATGGGCCGTTTTCACACATGTTTGATGGGAGATTTATTCCGCTTGCTCGTCAAGGTTTGAACTGGAAG CATGAAACTGCTTCTGTTGAAATGTTTGAGCACCTGATCACATCCAACAAACTGGAAGAAATCATGGAATCGTATGGTCTCATCCTGGAGGAGGACATAGCCTTCATCAAGGAACAGATAGGAGGCCCTATAGATGAGACAGCTTGTGAGGAGTCG TGGCCCTACCGAGGACGGCCAAAGGAGAAGAGTTTCCTATATGAGATAGTAGCCAACAAGAAGAATGGCATTGATGTGGACAAATGGGATTATTTTGCAAG GGATTGCCACCACCTAGGGATCCAGAATAATTTTGATTATAGGCGCTTAATTAAATTCACTCGTGTTTGCGAAGCAGGAAACCAGAAGCATATCTGTGCCCGTGATAAG GAAGTTGGGAATTTGTATGATATGTTCCACACTCGGAATTGCCTGCACCGGCGAGCGTACCAGCATAAGGTTGGCAACATCATTGAGATAAT GATTACAGAAGCCTTTCAAAAAGCAGACTGTTTTTTTCAAATAGAAGGCTCTAAAGGAAAATTGTACCACATCTCTACAGCGATGGAGGACATGGAAGCCTACACTAAGCTAACTG ATAATATCTACCTGGAAATTCTGCACTCAAGTCGTCCAGAACTGAGTGAGGCACGAGAAATTTTGCATAAAATAGAACGGCGTGAATTATACAAGTTTTTAGGAGAGACTCAACCCGAAAAAGTGAATGAAATTCCAAAG gatgaATACGATGGCCTGGCAGGGGACATTGCTAACTCCAAGCCAGAAAAAGATCCTCCAGATGTGGAGCTGACTGCTGAAGACTTCATAGTTGAT GTTGTCAATATGGATTATGGAATGAAAGATCAGAACCCTATTGATAATGTTCTCTTCTACTGCAAGGCTGACCCGTCCAAGGCCATCAAGATCAGTAAAGAACAG gTTTCAAGGCTTTTACCAGGGACCTTTTCAGAGCAGGTTATCCGGGTTTACTGCAAACGTCAGGATCCaattattgtttcagctgcaaagcagtattttgttcAGTGGTGTATAAAGAGGGATTTCACCaaaccacag GATGGTGATGTGGTTGCCCCTCATCTAACTCCACTGAAACAAAGCTGGAATAACAGAAGCAAGACTGAATACACGACAGCTTCAGAACCCAGCTGCAAGCAGAAGCTCTCTTTCAATAAGTAA
- the TLDC2 gene encoding TLD domain-containing protein 2 isoform X7: protein MRGLRAHYHLLLGLHLPTRLRQQPWSLLYCTARDGFSLRTLYRCTSQLSSPALLLIRDTEAQAFGAFSTSPIHVSSGFYGTGETFLFSFSPELKVFRWTGRNNFFLKGDVDMLMVGAGSGKFGLWLDGDLHHGGSCPCETFNNESLSPRGEFCVRDLEVWGLA from the exons ATGAGGGGACTCCGTGCCCACTACCACCTCCTG CTGGGCCTCCACCTGCCCACCCGGCTGCGGCAGCAGCCCTGGAGCCTGCTGTACTGCACCGCGCGGGATGGCTTCAGCCTGAGGACCCTGTACCGGTGCACCAGCCAGCTGAGCTCCCCGGCACTGCTGCTCATCCGTGACACTGAGGCACAG GCCTTTGGTGCCTTCTCCACCAGCCCCATCCATGTGAGCAGTGGCTTTTATGGCACAGGGGAGAcattcctcttctccttctccccgGAACTGAAg gtgttcaggtGGACGGGCAGAAACAACTTCTTCCTGAAGGGAGACGTGGACATGCTGATGGTCGGTGCGGGCAG CGGCAAGTTTGGGCTGTGGCTGGATGGGGATCTGCACCACGGGGGGAGCTGCCCCTGTGAGACCTTCAACAACGAGAGCCTCTCACCGCGGGGGGAGTTCTGCGTCCGGGACCTGGAGGTGTGGGGCCTGGCCTGA
- the TLDC2 gene encoding TLD domain-containing protein 2 isoform X6 yields MRGLRAHYHLLEPGAAACFCPAALLQSSGDMGCARSCGWPRLVTSCSLAQARTLELQCNGGTAWQGARARHGMAACVGSGAGGSAKHPPLGFQPDQDEDLPTDCTEPDSEGQPGWEGAPVTSTAPEEPCRLVLSTPSSILQEREIEEGAEAASRAGTAREGVPSTCPTWVPAQCLHYHPPAWFPAEVNGGAHMDGP; encoded by the exons ATGAGGGGACTCCGTGCCCACTACCACCTCCTG gagcctggagcagctgcttgcttctgccctgctgccctcctaCAATCAAGTGGGGACATGGGCTGCGCACGCAGCTGTGGATGGCCGAGGCTTGTCACCAGCTGCAGTCTGGCCCAAG CCCGCACCCTTGAACTTCAGTGCAATGGTGGAACTGCCTGGCAGGGTGCCAGGGCACGCCATGGAATGGCAGCATGTGTGGGGAGCGGGGCAGGAGGCTCAGCCAAGCACCCACCCCTGGGGTTCCAG CCTGACCAGGACGAGGACCTGCCCACAGACTGCACAGAGCCGGACAGCGAGGGGCAGCCGGGTTGGGAGGGGGCCCCAGTAACATCCACAGCCCCAGAGGAGCCATGCAGGCTGGTGCTGAGCACGCCAAGCAGCATCCTGCAGGAAAGGGAGATTGAGGAG ggagcagaggcagccagcagggctggcactgcCAGAGAAGGGGTGCCAAGCACTTGCCCCACGTGGGTTCCAGCACAGTGCCTCCATTACCATCCCCCTGCATGGTTTCCTGCAGAGGTCAATGGGGGAGCACACATGGATGGGCCATGA
- the TLDC2 gene encoding TLD domain-containing protein 2 isoform X2, with protein sequence MRGLRAHYHLLEPGAAACFCPAALLQSSGDMGCARSCGWPRLVTSCSLAQARTLELQCNGGTAWQGARARHGMAACVGSGAGGSAKHPPLGFQPDQDEDLPTDCTEPDSEGQPGWEGAPVTSTAPEEPCRLVLSTPSSILQEREIEEAFGAFSTSPIHVSSGFYGTGETFLFSFSPELKVFRWTGRNNFFLKGDVDMLMVGAGSGKFGLWLDGDLHHGGSCPCETFNNESLSPRGEFCVRDLEVWGLA encoded by the exons ATGAGGGGACTCCGTGCCCACTACCACCTCCTG gagcctggagcagctgcttgcttctgccctgctgccctcctaCAATCAAGTGGGGACATGGGCTGCGCACGCAGCTGTGGATGGCCGAGGCTTGTCACCAGCTGCAGTCTGGCCCAAG CCCGCACCCTTGAACTTCAGTGCAATGGTGGAACTGCCTGGCAGGGTGCCAGGGCACGCCATGGAATGGCAGCATGTGTGGGGAGCGGGGCAGGAGGCTCAGCCAAGCACCCACCCCTGGGGTTCCAG CCTGACCAGGACGAGGACCTGCCCACAGACTGCACAGAGCCGGACAGCGAGGGGCAGCCGGGTTGGGAGGGGGCCCCAGTAACATCCACAGCCCCAGAGGAGCCATGCAGGCTGGTGCTGAGCACGCCAAGCAGCATCCTGCAGGAAAGGGAGATTGAGGAG GCCTTTGGTGCCTTCTCCACCAGCCCCATCCATGTGAGCAGTGGCTTTTATGGCACAGGGGAGAcattcctcttctccttctccccgGAACTGAAg gtgttcaggtGGACGGGCAGAAACAACTTCTTCCTGAAGGGAGACGTGGACATGCTGATGGTCGGTGCGGGCAG CGGCAAGTTTGGGCTGTGGCTGGATGGGGATCTGCACCACGGGGGGAGCTGCCCCTGTGAGACCTTCAACAACGAGAGCCTCTCACCGCGGGGGGAGTTCTGCGTCCGGGACCTGGAGGTGTGGGGCCTGGCCTGA
- the SAMHD1 gene encoding deoxynucleoside triphosphate triphosphohydrolase SAMHD1 isoform X2 — MSAAAPPVWWQGGERRQKSFNCLSFLLRYLNCETALSSVSMQGLKVFNDPVHGHIEIHPLLVRIIDTPQFQRLRYIKQLGGTYFVFPGASHNRFEHSLGVGYLAGCLVRELKERQPELDITQRDILCVEIAGLCHDLGHGPFSHMFDGRFIPLARQGLNWKHETASVEMFEHLITSNKLEEIMESYGLILEEDIAFIKEQIGGPIDETACEESWPYRGRPKEKSFLYEIVANKKNGIDVDKWDYFARDCHHLGIQNNFDYRRLIKFTRVCEAGNQKHICARDKEVGNLYDMFHTRNCLHRRAYQHKVGNIIEIMITEAFQKADCFFQIEGSKGKLYHISTAMEDMEAYTKLTDNIYLEILHSSRPELSEAREILHKIERRELYKFLGETQPEKVNEIPKDEYDGLAGDIANSKPEKDPPDVELTAEDFIVDVVNMDYGMKDQNPIDNVLFYCKADPSKAIKISKEQVSRLLPGTFSEQVIRVYCKRQDPIIVSAAKQYFVQWCIKRDFTKPQDGDVVAPHLTPLKQSWNNRSKTEYTTASEPSCKQKLSFNK, encoded by the exons AtgtctgctgcagccccaccagTTTGGtggcagggaggagagagaagacagaaaagcttTAATTGCCTCAGCTTTTTATTGAGATACTTAAATTGTGAAACGGCTTTATCTTCTGTTTCAATGCAAGGATTAAAG GTTTTTAATGATCCAGTTCATGGGCACATTGAGATACACCCTCTTCTTGTTCGCATCATTGACACGCCTCAGTTTCAGCGCCTGCGATACATTAAGCAGCTGGGTGGCacttactttgtttttccaggagCCTCTCACAACCGGTTCGAACACTCCTTAGG GGTGGGCTACCTTGCAGGATGTCTGGTTCGTGAACTGAAGGAGCGGCAACCAGAACTGGATATAACCCAACGAGACATCCTCTGTGTGGAAATTGCTGGGCTTTGTCATGATCTGG gtcATGGGCCGTTTTCACACATGTTTGATGGGAGATTTATTCCGCTTGCTCGTCAAGGTTTGAACTGGAAG CATGAAACTGCTTCTGTTGAAATGTTTGAGCACCTGATCACATCCAACAAACTGGAAGAAATCATGGAATCGTATGGTCTCATCCTGGAGGAGGACATAGCCTTCATCAAGGAACAGATAGGAGGCCCTATAGATGAGACAGCTTGTGAGGAGTCG TGGCCCTACCGAGGACGGCCAAAGGAGAAGAGTTTCCTATATGAGATAGTAGCCAACAAGAAGAATGGCATTGATGTGGACAAATGGGATTATTTTGCAAG GGATTGCCACCACCTAGGGATCCAGAATAATTTTGATTATAGGCGCTTAATTAAATTCACTCGTGTTTGCGAAGCAGGAAACCAGAAGCATATCTGTGCCCGTGATAAG GAAGTTGGGAATTTGTATGATATGTTCCACACTCGGAATTGCCTGCACCGGCGAGCGTACCAGCATAAGGTTGGCAACATCATTGAGATAAT GATTACAGAAGCCTTTCAAAAAGCAGACTGTTTTTTTCAAATAGAAGGCTCTAAAGGAAAATTGTACCACATCTCTACAGCGATGGAGGACATGGAAGCCTACACTAAGCTAACTG ATAATATCTACCTGGAAATTCTGCACTCAAGTCGTCCAGAACTGAGTGAGGCACGAGAAATTTTGCATAAAATAGAACGGCGTGAATTATACAAGTTTTTAGGAGAGACTCAACCCGAAAAAGTGAATGAAATTCCAAAG gatgaATACGATGGCCTGGCAGGGGACATTGCTAACTCCAAGCCAGAAAAAGATCCTCCAGATGTGGAGCTGACTGCTGAAGACTTCATAGTTGAT GTTGTCAATATGGATTATGGAATGAAAGATCAGAACCCTATTGATAATGTTCTCTTCTACTGCAAGGCTGACCCGTCCAAGGCCATCAAGATCAGTAAAGAACAG gTTTCAAGGCTTTTACCAGGGACCTTTTCAGAGCAGGTTATCCGGGTTTACTGCAAACGTCAGGATCCaattattgtttcagctgcaaagcagtattttgttcAGTGGTGTATAAAGAGGGATTTCACCaaaccacag GATGGTGATGTGGTTGCCCCTCATCTAACTCCACTGAAACAAAGCTGGAATAACAGAAGCAAGACTGAATACACGACAGCTTCAGAACCCAGCTGCAAGCAGAAGCTCTCTTTCAATAAGTAA
- the TLDC2 gene encoding TLD domain-containing protein 2 isoform X5: MRGLRAHYHLLPDQDEDLPTDCTEPDSEGQPGWEGAPVTSTAPEEPCRLVLSTPSSILQEREIEELGLHLPTRLRQQPWSLLYCTARDGFSLRTLYRCTSQLSSPALLLIRDTEAQAFGAFSTSPIHVSSGFYGTGETFLFSFSPELKVFRWTGRNNFFLKGDVDMLMVGAGSGKFGLWLDGDLHHGGSCPCETFNNESLSPRGEFCVRDLEVWGLA, encoded by the exons ATGAGGGGACTCCGTGCCCACTACCACCTCCTG CCTGACCAGGACGAGGACCTGCCCACAGACTGCACAGAGCCGGACAGCGAGGGGCAGCCGGGTTGGGAGGGGGCCCCAGTAACATCCACAGCCCCAGAGGAGCCATGCAGGCTGGTGCTGAGCACGCCAAGCAGCATCCTGCAGGAAAGGGAGATTGAGGAG CTGGGCCTCCACCTGCCCACCCGGCTGCGGCAGCAGCCCTGGAGCCTGCTGTACTGCACCGCGCGGGATGGCTTCAGCCTGAGGACCCTGTACCGGTGCACCAGCCAGCTGAGCTCCCCGGCACTGCTGCTCATCCGTGACACTGAGGCACAG GCCTTTGGTGCCTTCTCCACCAGCCCCATCCATGTGAGCAGTGGCTTTTATGGCACAGGGGAGAcattcctcttctccttctccccgGAACTGAAg gtgttcaggtGGACGGGCAGAAACAACTTCTTCCTGAAGGGAGACGTGGACATGCTGATGGTCGGTGCGGGCAG CGGCAAGTTTGGGCTGTGGCTGGATGGGGATCTGCACCACGGGGGGAGCTGCCCCTGTGAGACCTTCAACAACGAGAGCCTCTCACCGCGGGGGGAGTTCTGCGTCCGGGACCTGGAGGTGTGGGGCCTGGCCTGA
- the TLDC2 gene encoding TLD domain-containing protein 2 isoform X1 yields MRGLRAHYHLLEPGAAACFCPAALLQSSGDMGCARSCGWPRLVTSCSLAQARTLELQCNGGTAWQGARARHGMAACVGSGAGGSAKHPPLGFQPDQDEDLPTDCTEPDSEGQPGWEGAPVTSTAPEEPCRLVLSTPSSILQEREIEELGLHLPTRLRQQPWSLLYCTARDGFSLRTLYRCTSQLSSPALLLIRDTEAQAFGAFSTSPIHVSSGFYGTGETFLFSFSPELKVFRWTGRNNFFLKGDVDMLMVGAGSGKFGLWLDGDLHHGGSCPCETFNNESLSPRGEFCVRDLEVWGLA; encoded by the exons ATGAGGGGACTCCGTGCCCACTACCACCTCCTG gagcctggagcagctgcttgcttctgccctgctgccctcctaCAATCAAGTGGGGACATGGGCTGCGCACGCAGCTGTGGATGGCCGAGGCTTGTCACCAGCTGCAGTCTGGCCCAAG CCCGCACCCTTGAACTTCAGTGCAATGGTGGAACTGCCTGGCAGGGTGCCAGGGCACGCCATGGAATGGCAGCATGTGTGGGGAGCGGGGCAGGAGGCTCAGCCAAGCACCCACCCCTGGGGTTCCAG CCTGACCAGGACGAGGACCTGCCCACAGACTGCACAGAGCCGGACAGCGAGGGGCAGCCGGGTTGGGAGGGGGCCCCAGTAACATCCACAGCCCCAGAGGAGCCATGCAGGCTGGTGCTGAGCACGCCAAGCAGCATCCTGCAGGAAAGGGAGATTGAGGAG CTGGGCCTCCACCTGCCCACCCGGCTGCGGCAGCAGCCCTGGAGCCTGCTGTACTGCACCGCGCGGGATGGCTTCAGCCTGAGGACCCTGTACCGGTGCACCAGCCAGCTGAGCTCCCCGGCACTGCTGCTCATCCGTGACACTGAGGCACAG GCCTTTGGTGCCTTCTCCACCAGCCCCATCCATGTGAGCAGTGGCTTTTATGGCACAGGGGAGAcattcctcttctccttctccccgGAACTGAAg gtgttcaggtGGACGGGCAGAAACAACTTCTTCCTGAAGGGAGACGTGGACATGCTGATGGTCGGTGCGGGCAG CGGCAAGTTTGGGCTGTGGCTGGATGGGGATCTGCACCACGGGGGGAGCTGCCCCTGTGAGACCTTCAACAACGAGAGCCTCTCACCGCGGGGGGAGTTCTGCGTCCGGGACCTGGAGGTGTGGGGCCTGGCCTGA